In Runella sp. SP2, the genomic window TATCGACGATTTGTACGACCAAACGGGTGAGCCTTTAGGAACAAAAGTAAAAATAGTTTTGCCAGACATTGCCCAATTCAAGTTATGTTAAAAGCGCTCATCGTTGACGACGAACTCATGGGGTGCCAAGCCCTTAAAAAACTTCTTGAACTGTATGCCCAAGATATTTACGTTATGCAGTTTTGCCATTCGGCCGACGAAGGTGCCCGCGCTATTCAAGTGCTGAATCCTGATTTGGTTTTTTTGGACATTCAGATGCCTGGCAAAAGCGGATTCGATATGCTCGATGGCCTCGAACGGATTGATTTTGAGGTGATTTTTACCACGGGTTTTGATCATTATGCCGTAAAAGCCTTTAAAATTGGGGCGGTCGATTATTTATTAAAACCTATTGATGGCGATGAACTTGAGGCCGCGATTCAACGGGCGACGGAACGGATTCAAACCAAAAAATCATCGGCTCAAAATGTAGAAATACTGTTGCAAAACCTTCGAGGTGGACAGTCGGAGAGTATGCAAATGGCGCTTCCGACGCAAGAAGGGATTTTTTACGTACCGATTCGAGAAATTGTTCGCTGTGAATCAGATGCGAATTATACTATTTTTCATTTCATAGGTCGAAAAAAAATAATGGTGTCCAAAAACTTAAAAGAATACGAAGAATTGCTAAGTCCTTATGGCTTTGTACGGGTTCATAATCAGTACCTTATCAATTTGCGACAAGTGAAAAAATACATCAAAGGGGAGGGAGGAACGGTGGTGATGAATGACGACGCTCAGATTGAAGTTGCCCGCCGTCGAAAAGAGGTATTTTTGGCTGAGTTGTCGAAATTGACCATTCGATAACCCGCTTTTTGTTGTGAAAACGCCAAATACGTCGTTGTTTTGTAGCTGAATCAACTAGCTAAAGACATGGACCAAGTTTCGTATTGGCTTCATTACACCATTTTAGAAAACAAACTCCGCGATTTACTTTGGTTTGTGGGCATATTGGGTTTAGGAATCATCCTTCGGCGTGGCCTTTCTTTTACGGTGAGTCGCACCATTTACCGTTTTATCAAAAGTGAGGCTGGTAACATTCCTGTGGCCGAATTTGTACGCCTCACTCGCCGCCCTTTTGAGTTTCTCATTACGCTAATAATTTTATTTTCAGCT contains:
- a CDS encoding LytTR family DNA-binding domain-containing protein, yielding MLKALIVDDELMGCQALKKLLELYAQDIYVMQFCHSADEGARAIQVLNPDLVFLDIQMPGKSGFDMLDGLERIDFEVIFTTGFDHYAVKAFKIGAVDYLLKPIDGDELEAAIQRATERIQTKKSSAQNVEILLQNLRGGQSESMQMALPTQEGIFYVPIREIVRCESDANYTIFHFIGRKKIMVSKNLKEYEELLSPYGFVRVHNQYLINLRQVKKYIKGEGGTVVMNDDAQIEVARRRKEVFLAELSKLTIR